TATAAAGaacaaataaatacaatcaaaCATTTTAAATTGTATAAGTACTGAAAAACTGGACCCGTAACGtgttttatactcagagtgctttgcactcagagtatattaactttgattggataacggttggttgtataggtataaaggaatcgagaacgatttagacttccatatatcaaaatcatcagtatcgaaaaaaaatttgactgagccatgtccgtccgtccgtctgcccgttaacacgataacttgagtaaatattgagatatcttcaccaaattaggtacatgagcttatctggacccagaatagattggcattgaaagtgagcgaaatcggatgataaccacgcccactttttatatataaaacattttggaaaacacaaaaaaccttattatttagtaaataatacacctagaatattgaaatttgatgtgtggactgatattgagactcttgataaaatttgaaaaaaaaaacttttttttaaatgggcgtggcactgcccacttgtgataaaatcaattttactaatattattaatcataaatcaaaaatcgttaaacctatcgtaaaaaaatttggcagagaggttgcctttactataaggaatgctttgaagaaaaattaacgaaatcggttaagggccatgcccacttttatataaaagatttttaaaagggtcgtggacgaataaaataagctatatctttgcaaaaaagagttttatatcaatggtatttcatttcccaagtggatttataacaataaataggaaaaacttcaaattaaaaaaaatgggcgtggcaccgctccttttatgactaagaagaaaaattaacggatcgtaataaaattgggtgcacaaattttccctatagcagaaaacatttctagtaaaattggacgggatcggttaaagaccacggcaacttagatataaaacaagtttaaaagggtcgtagacaagaataataagctataacttagcaaaaaatagttttcaatcaatgatattttacttatcaagttttattgtaagaggaaatggggagacattttttttaaatggacggtgccatgtgttatgtagaaaagtaatttatctatgAAATgtacacgctgagtatataatgttcggttacacccgaacttagacacctttacttgttaaatcTAAATAGCTCTTAAATGGTTTATCGGATTAGTGACATATTTGAATatcattttaataaataatttgacaATTCCGTATTTACCGTCTCAGCGAAAACGGGTTTCTATACTtaatcgtataacacgatacgggccctgttCGACCTGCTTGGGTGACAATAGCACAACAAAGGACTGTTATTGTTGTATAAGTCGATTTGGCTATTAAAACCAAGCATATTTAATACTTATTGTACACTTCATCAAAACCAGTTAAAAAACAAAACTTACTTGTCACGCGTgcgcttcttctttttcttcttctccgATTTGGAAACATGTTCATGTTCTCCATTATCGTTATCACCTTTGCTATCACCACCACTATCAGCAATTTCTTTTTCACGCGAAGGCGTACGCACTAAAGCATACCGCTGTCTATCATCGCGCTCTTTCTCCTTATCTTTGGCACTTTCGCGTTGTGCATCTAATTCCTTTTGAAGTGCCAGACTTTTAGTTATATCTTCTTTTGCCTTGCGATCTGAATCAAAACTGGAACCTTCCACAAAGTATTCAGAAATATTAAAGGCTTCACGTAGTTTAGCGTTTTTCTCCTGTTGCGCTTCAGCAATTTGATGCGTCTCGCGGACActgtaaataaattaaagaaattgaaaataattatatttatgAATAGAAAGTAAAAAGAAGGGAGAAAAGTTACATATAACAACAAAATTACTTATACTTTAGGCACTTTGGTTTAGAGCATTTCACTTGAGTTCGAAGAGGTCAATGCCTCGGATTGGAAGCATGAACAGTTCCATTGAACGCCCTCTTAACCTAGTCGAACCTAACTTCTTTTAAAAACCCTTTTAGGGAACCATTCCTTTAAAAaaacatttcgggattatttgggtttGTTTTCggtatgatttttatactcagcgtgctttgcacacagagtatattcactttgattggataacggttggttgtacaggtataaaggaagccatagacttccatatatcaaaatcatcagcatcgaaaaaaaaatttgattgagccatgtccgtctgcccgttaacacgatcagaccaattctaaatattctcgggcaattttgttctcgcggatttttttattcccgcggaaaaattgcTCCAATTCTTttttcctagggagaagaataattgggtaataggaatttcgaattttcgaagtcagctgttttgtcaattgaaatttcgttgcgcatttcttattttgtttaaaaaattgaaaagtttaatcaTTGTTGCCAAttggtttgaaattaagaaataaggtataaacaatgcacattattgcattttatgtggtattcactgaaatgagtaatgaattagtgccacagcaacatcaacagaggagtataggaagaagaccggcgggataacacaaatccgccggagttgcctgcattcattctgcaaagcaattttctggcggccaagtcgagttaagttcgcctttcgtcatatgccaaaatctatttaagcttccttaaaaaatccttgcgcaatttctgtatggctgcatcaaatatgcgaagagctcttccgttgcttatgatatacttttcgacttaaaataaagaatattgtggttgttgttgttggtgtattaacagtgagaatattgtggtagaatgtaaatacatattttatcacaaatttgtacaaataagtgttctttcttaaaataaccaatttcctttaactattttgatgcattccctttaatttaactagtgaaaaaactcctatgaaatggcagagaaatctccctctccctcacattcataatacctacttttctcccattaccggtttccgcttttttgaacattgttcagaataggaggcaagggagaagtgaaaaaacttacaaggaatttttattaagaatacgaggaatgggagaagggaaaaaactcgcacggaattttcgtttagaattggtctgaataactttagtaaatattgagatatcttggtacaagagcttatctagccccagaatagattggtattgaaaatgagcgaaatcggatgataaccacgcccactttttatatatataacattttggaaaacacaaaaaacctgattatttagtaaataatacacctagaatgttgaaatttgacgtgtggactgatattgagacttttgataaaaatttgacaaaatcttttaaaatgggcgtggcaacgcccacttgtgataaaatcaattttacaaatattattaatcataaatcagaaatcgttaacctatcgtaacaaaattcggcagagaggttgcccttactatagggaatgctttgaagaaaaattaacgaaatcagttaaggaccacacccacttttatataaaagatttttaaaagggtcgtggacgaataaatacGCTATATCTTTCCAAAAgatatttatatcaatggtatttcatttcccaagtggatttataacaataaataggaaaaacttcaaatttaaaatatgtgcgtggcatcgccccttttatgactaagcaattttctatgtttcgggagccattacgcgaagaaaaattaacggatcgtaataaaattcctatagtagaaaatatttctggtaaaaatggacgggatcggttaaagaccacggcaacttagatacatataaaacaattttaaaagggtgttatactagaataataagctttaacttagcaaaaaatagttttgaataaatgatatttcaattatcatgttttattgtaagaggaagtgGGGATACATTTTTCttcaaacgggcggtgccacgtgttatgtagaaaagtaatttatctgaaatgaaatgtgcaattgaagctcacgctgggtatattatgttcggttacacccgaacttaggcacctttacttgtttattttcggGGTATTTTAGAATTATCTGCAAGATTATTTGCTTGATCATTTCGGATGGGATCTTTTAAGGACTATTTTGTGACGGTTTCGTTATGGCTTAGAAAATGATTCGAGAAAACCACCGTCTTCGTTTTCAGACTATTAGgattatttcggggtcattctcCAACCCCATTACTACTCTGTTTCCAAGTCATTTCAGAACCATCTCAAGAGCATTTCGGGTCTTTCAAGGTTTATTTGGGATTATCTTCGGATTGCTTCTTCGTTGTTTGAGATTTCACTTCGCGACAATTTCCTTCGGTTTCGGTACTGTCATATTGGTACTCTTTTAGAATCATTCCACTTCTCTCTTCGGcccgaaaactattttttttagtcGTTACTGCTCTGAACGTATGCGACCCAGAataataatcacccctattctgcatttcgattacgttcccgttctacgctccgctttaatcgaagttgggtattctgcattacgacggaatcgtaacgagaagaggaagggcaaatgatttttcgaaatcagctgtttgtacggaatgtgtgaatattggaacaaaataaattaaagacaatttgtaaaaaacactgaaaaacgtttatattttattatccacgtcattttgtacaaaaaaaggaatttaatatattgccgcagcgttatattttttttgagtgaagtgctttcataattgtaagtgtgtttttgtcgttcttttcgtcaattccctgccgtggccaccaagttttgttaaaacggattcctgcacgaatatagttgacattttctgaattttatggatgctaatttcattgcactggcctaaaatactttataaaggtttgtttattctttccgcaaaaattgtttacgttttcgcttcaccttcctctactccggcagcttgctttggcatataattggacccaacgaacagacacaaattatagctgtcaaTTATAATGGAAGCAATAGCCGCGGCATtgtttgtggagttggaaagcaacgcatacgaaaatggccaggcgagaatggaaaggcaaatattgcgagatttgtgtaatccatttgagatgagtgacgaattgtaagaaattgaacttaaaggtggtaaagtttaatgacttattttcttatttaggttcaaaaaaactttcgacttaacaaggatgcttttaAGTATGTGTtggatacttttgcggggcaaatacgtccaaggacttcgacatcgacatgttgtttttgaccaggaaacatataaaaagcaatcatcatcaagctttctacgtttcttaacaagttttacttacatttttgttaaaattctgttataaattaatagaaaaaaaaaagaaaatatttttcagccaactaatttgcaacttagaaaaacggaactacgatcgaaatgcagaatacacaaaatcgaacgattcgaagttggatcgaaagagattggaacacagaataccaaaatttccaaatcgaaaaaattccaatccaagtcgaaatgcagaatagggctgaatattcGGTAAGTCAGATCAAGGTTgccaataaaaaataataaaaataatgtaaggcgcgataacctccgaagagatctaaggccgagcttctcttccaatttgcggtgtaatcctcttgatttttccctacaaaagtggccggacgggacctacatgagttttgactgagagcttttcatgccagaaatacacccaaagtgcttgccaaacactgccaggggcaaccccgcttagacaaattttcttctaattgaaaaccttatttctaaaattttgatgttgctttgcccggggtgtgaacccagggcatacggtgtagtagccggagcacgctaccatcacaccacggtggctgccaagGTTGCCAATAACCTAAATATAATTAAGTTGCGATATTGATATATACCTAACGACATGCCTTAGTTGCTGTTGACGCAGGCTTGTCGTCTGCTGAAATTGACCGCCTATTAGCGAGTCTAACAGTGATAAGCGCGGCACAACAGAGCTTAGAGAAGAAGTGCCCAAATGTTGTTGCAGTGAATTCAACATTTGTGGTAGCGCTGAGGTGGCAATAGAATTATTGCGCTGATTATGTTTCACATCAAGTAATTTCTCCAATAACTCTTCAACAAGCAAAGCTGATTCAACTGACATGGaatgttggttttgtttttgtttaaattgatgaattaaatttcttttcttaTACAAATTTTTACTCGCGCAATAATTATTTCTTTGACATTTATGATTTGCATGAATTGCTGCGGCGGCGGCGGTGACGTTATTGGTAGCGCATGCGCAATTGCAATGAGTCTGTATTGAAGTATTGTTGCTGTTAGCTGAAGATATTGAAGAAGATGTGGAACAACATTGATGTGGAgcgtatttttttatatatttagagAGAATTTTCGGTTTATACCATTGTTTTGCAccgattttatttt
The Eurosta solidaginis isolate ZX-2024a chromosome 5, ASM4086904v1, whole genome shotgun sequence DNA segment above includes these coding regions:
- the Srrm234 gene encoding serine/threonine-protein kinase fray2 isoform X1; this translates as MLSSTIYATPATGAKDTSNNLFQTPKLKKRRKRRKRITHPPLSTNSCTATPNESRVLSIATSSSNASTCTKTTTQRRAPTTSTNERRYFQHDTREIVNKTTTMITESELNYAAVAKKFKPLTTTPHKSAKNNKLLKQNKIGAKQWYKPKILSKYIKKYAPHQCCSTSSSISSANSNNTSIQTHCNCACATNNVTAAAAAIHANHKCQRNNYCASKNLYKKRNLIHQFKQKQNQHSMSVESALLVEELLEKLLDVKHNQRNNSIATSALPQMLNSLQQHLGTSSLSSVVPRLSLLDSLIGGQFQQTTSLRQQQLRHVVSVRETHQIAEAQQEKNAKLREAFNISEYFVEGSSFDSDRKAKEDITKSLALQKELDAQRESAKDKEKERDDRQRYALVRTPSREKEIADSGGDSKGDNDNGEHEHVSKSEKKKKKKRTRDNSGSPERKKDKKKKSKKHKKER